In a single window of the Agrobacterium fabrum str. C58 genome:
- the fabF gene encoding beta-ketoacyl-ACP synthase II, which yields MRRVVITGTGMVSPLGCGTEVTWERLLAGQNGARLVTEFEVEDLPAKIACRIPVGDGSNGTFNADDWMEPKEQRKVDPFILYGMAAADMALADANWHPETDDDQIATGVLIGSGIGGLEGIVEAGYTLRDKGPRRISPFFIPGRLINLVSGQVSIRHKLRGPNHSVVTACSTGAHAIGDAARLIALGDAEVMVAGGAESPVCRISLAGFAACKALSTQHNDDPQKASRPYDRDRDGFVMGEGAGIVVLEELEHAKARGAKIYAEVVGYGLSGDAFHITAPSEDGDGAYRCMSMALKRAGLTPDDIDYINAHGTSTMADTIELGAVERLVGESAPKISMSSTKSATGHLLGAAGAIEAIFATLAIRDNIVPPTLNLDNPDVETKIDLVPHKARKRQVNVALSNSFGFGGTNASLVLRRYEA from the coding sequence ATGAGGCGTGTCGTTATCACCGGTACCGGCATGGTATCTCCTCTTGGATGCGGAACGGAAGTGACCTGGGAGCGGCTGTTGGCCGGCCAGAATGGTGCCCGTCTCGTGACTGAATTCGAGGTCGAAGACCTGCCCGCAAAGATCGCCTGCCGCATTCCCGTCGGCGACGGCTCCAACGGCACCTTCAATGCCGATGACTGGATGGAGCCCAAGGAACAACGCAAGGTCGATCCTTTCATTCTCTACGGCATGGCTGCCGCCGACATGGCGCTTGCCGACGCAAACTGGCATCCGGAAACGGACGACGACCAGATCGCTACCGGCGTTCTGATCGGCTCCGGCATTGGCGGTCTGGAAGGCATTGTCGAGGCGGGTTACACGCTGCGCGACAAGGGCCCACGCCGCATTTCTCCATTCTTCATTCCCGGCCGTCTGATCAACCTCGTATCCGGTCAGGTTTCCATTCGCCACAAGCTGCGTGGACCGAATCATTCCGTGGTAACGGCCTGCTCGACCGGCGCACACGCTATCGGCGACGCCGCCCGACTGATCGCGCTTGGCGATGCCGAGGTCATGGTCGCCGGTGGTGCCGAATCGCCGGTCTGCCGCATTTCGCTCGCCGGATTTGCCGCCTGCAAGGCGCTCTCCACCCAGCACAATGACGATCCGCAAAAGGCCTCGCGCCCCTATGATCGCGACCGCGACGGTTTCGTCATGGGCGAGGGTGCCGGCATCGTTGTTCTCGAAGAACTCGAACACGCCAAGGCGCGCGGCGCGAAGATTTACGCCGAAGTCGTCGGTTATGGCCTGTCCGGCGATGCCTTCCACATCACGGCGCCGTCCGAGGATGGCGACGGTGCGTATCGCTGCATGTCCATGGCGCTGAAGCGCGCTGGCCTCACGCCTGACGATATCGACTATATCAACGCCCACGGCACCTCCACCATGGCCGACACGATCGAGCTTGGCGCGGTCGAACGTCTGGTCGGCGAATCTGCTCCGAAGATTTCCATGTCTTCCACCAAGTCGGCCACCGGCCATCTTCTCGGCGCTGCCGGCGCAATCGAGGCGATTTTCGCGACGCTTGCGATCCGCGACAATATCGTTCCGCCGACGCTCAACCTCGACAATCCCGATGTCGAGACGAAGATAGACCTCGTGCCGCACAAGGCCCGCAAGCGGCAGGTCAATGTGGCGCTTTCGAATTCCTTCGGTTTCGGCGGCACCAACGCATCGCTCGTGCTGCGTCGTTACGAAGCATAA
- the mltG gene encoding endolytic transglycosylase MltG, producing MSDTNQNSQGPSGQNGAGEGNRGPIIPKSPTEALRPEKVPAPPKRSRKAHGQLVIFLNFLMTLAVAVCVLAIAAFYYMINAFQEPGPLETNTHFTVRNGAGLIEIANNLERNDIISNARVFRLMTGSYLQKDQTLKTGEYEIKAGASMKDIMLLLESGKSILYSVSLPEGLTVKQMFARLAADEVLDGELPATLPPEGSLRPDTYRFTRGTKREEIISQMSAAQDKLIDMVWERRDPDLPIKTIEEFVTLASIVEKETGKDDERAHVASVFYNRLKKGMRLQSDPTIIYGLFGGDGKPSDRPIYQSDLQKQTPFNTYVIKGLPPSPIANPGRAALEAVANPWRTDDLYFVADGTGGHVFAKTLEEHNANVRRWRKIEAEKAASGGNPDVVVDGQPGGAEAEKPANN from the coding sequence GTGAGCGATACGAATCAGAACAGCCAGGGACCATCAGGACAAAACGGCGCGGGCGAAGGCAATCGCGGCCCGATCATCCCAAAGTCCCCGACCGAGGCGCTGCGGCCGGAAAAAGTGCCGGCGCCGCCGAAGCGTTCCCGCAAGGCCCATGGCCAGCTGGTGATCTTCCTGAATTTTCTGATGACGCTTGCCGTTGCCGTCTGCGTGCTGGCCATTGCCGCCTTCTATTACATGATCAATGCGTTTCAGGAGCCCGGTCCGCTCGAAACGAACACCCATTTCACCGTCCGCAACGGTGCTGGCCTCATCGAGATCGCCAATAATCTCGAACGCAACGACATCATCTCCAACGCCCGCGTTTTCCGCCTCATGACCGGCAGCTATCTGCAGAAGGATCAGACGCTGAAAACCGGCGAATATGAGATCAAGGCCGGCGCATCGATGAAGGACATCATGCTGCTGCTCGAATCCGGCAAATCGATCCTTTATTCCGTATCGCTGCCGGAAGGCCTGACCGTAAAGCAGATGTTCGCGCGCCTTGCCGCGGACGAGGTGCTGGATGGCGAACTGCCCGCGACGCTGCCACCCGAAGGCAGCCTGCGCCCGGATACCTATCGTTTCACCCGCGGCACCAAGCGCGAAGAAATCATCAGCCAGATGAGTGCGGCGCAGGACAAGCTGATCGACATGGTCTGGGAGCGGCGCGATCCCGACCTGCCGATCAAGACCATCGAGGAATTCGTCACGCTCGCCTCGATCGTCGAGAAGGAAACCGGTAAGGATGACGAACGCGCCCATGTCGCCTCCGTCTTCTATAACCGCCTGAAGAAGGGCATGCGCCTGCAATCCGATCCGACGATCATCTACGGTCTGTTCGGTGGCGACGGAAAGCCGTCCGACCGGCCGATCTACCAGTCGGACCTGCAGAAGCAGACGCCGTTCAATACCTATGTCATCAAGGGCCTGCCGCCATCGCCCATCGCCAATCCGGGACGGGCAGCACTTGAGGCAGTCGCCAATCCATGGCGCACGGATGACCTTTATTTCGTGGCCGACGGCACCGGCGGCCACGTCTTTGCCAAGACGCTTGAAGAGCACAACGCCAATGTCCGCCGCTGGCGCAAGATCGAAGCCGAAAAGGCTGCTTCCGGCGGCAATCCCGATGTGGTCGTGGATGGTCAACCCGGCGGCGCCGAGGCGGAAAAACCTGCCAACAACTGA
- a CDS encoding YicC/YloC family endoribonuclease, with translation MTLQSMTGFARSEGTSGRYRWAWELRSVNGKGLDVRLRLPTGLEALETGLREIASEHLSRGNIQAGLTLAIAENRLEAVINRDALAAVLALKKELGDVVDDKPLSFDTLLTLRGLVDFREAEDDAEAQAARNGEVLAGFAAAVEKLKDMREREGASLFAILSGHINRIEQLVDIIENDPSRQPEQIAARLAQQIALIGDGMHGLDRDRLHAEAALIATKADLREEIDRLHAHVQASRELLENGGPVGRKLDFLAQEFNRESNTICSKSNASAVTAAGIELKVVIDQFREQVQNLE, from the coding sequence ATGACATTGCAATCGATGACCGGCTTTGCGCGCAGCGAAGGAACCTCCGGCCGTTACCGCTGGGCCTGGGAATTGCGTTCTGTGAACGGCAAGGGGCTCGATGTGCGCCTGCGTCTGCCGACCGGTCTTGAAGCACTCGAAACCGGCCTGCGCGAAATTGCGAGCGAGCATCTTTCCCGCGGCAATATTCAGGCGGGCCTGACGCTGGCGATTGCGGAAAACCGGCTTGAGGCCGTGATCAACCGCGATGCGCTGGCCGCCGTTCTGGCACTCAAGAAGGAGCTTGGTGATGTCGTCGATGACAAGCCGCTGAGCTTCGATACCTTGCTCACTTTGCGCGGTCTGGTCGATTTTCGAGAGGCGGAAGACGACGCTGAAGCGCAGGCAGCGCGCAATGGTGAGGTGCTTGCCGGTTTCGCCGCTGCCGTGGAAAAGCTGAAGGACATGCGCGAGCGGGAAGGGGCATCGCTGTTTGCTATCCTCTCCGGCCATATCAACCGTATCGAGCAGCTCGTGGACATCATCGAGAATGATCCATCCCGCCAGCCCGAGCAGATCGCGGCACGGCTCGCCCAGCAGATCGCCCTCATCGGTGACGGCATGCACGGGCTCGACCGTGACCGCCTGCATGCCGAGGCGGCGCTGATCGCCACTAAGGCGGATCTGCGTGAAGAGATCGACCGGTTGCACGCCCATGTCCAGGCTTCACGCGAACTGTTGGAGAATGGCGGACCTGTTGGCCGCAAGCTCGATTTTCTTGCACAGGAATTTAACCGCGAGTCGAATACAATCTGTTCCAAATCGAATGCCAGTGCGGTAACCGCAGCGGGCATAGAGTTGAAAGTGGTGATCGACCAGTTTCGCGAACAGGTCCAAAATCTGGAGTAG
- the gmk gene encoding guanylate kinase produces MVPVNNSPVTIARRGLMLVISSPSGAGKSTIARNLLEKDKNISLSVSVTTRPRRQSEIEGIHYHFISKRDFERMRDGDELLEWAEVHGNFYGTPREPVEAAMAAGRDMLFDIDWQGAEQLQDKMKADVVSIFILPPTMTELQSRLHRRAEDSEEVIKTRLLNSRAEIEHWRDYDYVILNDDLQAAFEGIEAIVKAERVRRDRRHGMFDFVRSLLEEEPKL; encoded by the coding sequence ATGGTCCCGGTGAATAATTCTCCCGTCACGATTGCCCGTAGAGGGCTGATGCTGGTGATTTCTTCGCCATCGGGCGCAGGCAAATCCACGATCGCGCGTAACCTGCTCGAAAAAGACAAGAATATCAGCCTGTCCGTCAGTGTGACGACACGTCCGCGCCGCCAGAGCGAGATCGAAGGCATCCACTACCACTTCATCTCCAAGCGTGATTTCGAGCGCATGCGCGATGGTGACGAACTGCTGGAATGGGCAGAAGTTCATGGCAATTTCTACGGCACGCCGCGCGAACCGGTCGAAGCGGCGATGGCCGCCGGCCGCGACATGCTGTTCGATATCGACTGGCAGGGCGCCGAGCAGCTTCAGGACAAGATGAAGGCCGACGTCGTCTCGATCTTCATACTGCCGCCGACCATGACCGAGTTGCAGTCACGCCTGCACCGTCGCGCCGAAGATAGCGAAGAGGTCATCAAGACCCGCCTCCTCAACTCCCGTGCAGAGATCGAACATTGGCGCGACTATGACTATGTCATCCTCAACGACGACCTGCAGGCCGCCTTCGAGGGCATAGAGGCGATCGTCAAGGCCGAACGCGTCCGCCGCGACCGCCGCCACGGCATGTTCGACTTCGTGCGGTCATTGCTCGAGGAAGAGCCGAAGCTCTGA
- a CDS encoding alpha/beta hydrolase: protein MESAGFHYKLDIPAGTPDCAIVLLHGSGRTEDDLISFGRAVFPTGALYAPRGAVAWENGFAFFRRKPDRELDIDDLKHQATRLCHFVAFVFQQTGRRPILVGYSNGAIIAAETICQAHHLSKGAILLRPLSPRKDQSLPNLAGYPVLLLAGASDDRRHPSDAPHLSEQLTSAGADAVLETINTGHGWAEDAADERLSRQWLARLPIA from the coding sequence GTGGAGAGTGCCGGTTTTCACTATAAGCTCGATATTCCCGCCGGAACGCCCGATTGCGCTATCGTCCTGCTGCATGGATCGGGACGAACGGAAGATGACCTCATTTCTTTTGGCCGTGCCGTCTTTCCCACGGGTGCACTCTATGCGCCGAGAGGCGCTGTTGCCTGGGAGAATGGTTTCGCATTTTTTCGCAGAAAACCCGACAGAGAACTCGATATTGACGATCTGAAACATCAGGCAACCAGACTGTGCCACTTCGTCGCCTTTGTGTTTCAGCAAACGGGGCGAAGACCGATTCTCGTCGGATATTCGAACGGCGCGATCATCGCGGCTGAAACGATATGTCAGGCGCATCACCTGTCCAAAGGCGCCATCCTGCTTCGCCCGTTATCTCCGAGGAAGGATCAATCTCTTCCGAACCTTGCGGGGTATCCCGTACTCCTGCTTGCGGGCGCCAGCGACGATCGGCGTCACCCCTCCGATGCTCCGCATTTGTCCGAGCAACTGACGTCAGCCGGCGCTGATGCCGTGCTGGAGACGATCAATACGGGCCATGGCTGGGCGGAAGACGCGGCAGACGAAAGATTGTCACGTCAATGGCTGGCACGCTTGCCTATCGCGTAA
- the rsmA gene encoding 16S rRNA (adenine(1518)-N(6)/adenine(1519)-N(6))-dimethyltransferase RsmA: MAAIDGLPPLRDVIQRHGLDAKKSLGQNFLFDLNLTQKIARTAGPLDGVTVIEVGPGPGGLTRAILSLGAKKVIAVERDSRCLPVLAEIEAHYPGRLEVIEGDALKTDFEALVPAGEPVRIIANLPYNVGTQLLVNWLLPREWPPFWLSMTLMFQKEVGQRIVAEEGDNHYGRLGVLAGWRTVSEMAFDVPPQAFSPPPKVTSTVVHLLPKDKPLPCDVAKLERVTEAAFGQRRKMLRQSVKSLGGETLLEKAGIDPTRRAETLSVEEFVTLANCL; the protein is encoded by the coding sequence ATGGCCGCCATCGATGGACTGCCGCCGCTGCGCGATGTCATCCAGCGCCACGGGCTCGATGCGAAGAAATCGCTTGGTCAGAATTTCCTGTTCGACCTCAACCTGACCCAGAAGATCGCCCGCACCGCCGGACCGCTCGATGGGGTGACGGTGATCGAGGTCGGTCCCGGCCCCGGCGGCCTCACCCGTGCCATTCTGTCGCTTGGCGCGAAAAAGGTCATAGCCGTCGAGCGCGACAGCCGCTGTCTGCCCGTTCTCGCGGAAATCGAAGCGCATTATCCCGGACGACTCGAGGTCATCGAGGGCGACGCGCTGAAGACGGATTTCGAGGCGCTGGTTCCCGCTGGCGAGCCTGTGCGCATCATTGCCAATCTGCCCTATAATGTCGGCACGCAATTGCTGGTCAACTGGCTACTGCCGAGGGAGTGGCCGCCCTTCTGGCTCTCCATGACGCTGATGTTCCAGAAGGAAGTGGGCCAGCGCATCGTGGCCGAAGAAGGCGACAATCACTACGGCCGCCTCGGCGTTCTCGCCGGCTGGCGCACCGTTTCCGAAATGGCCTTCGACGTTCCGCCCCAGGCCTTCAGCCCACCGCCGAAGGTGACCTCGACGGTCGTGCATCTGCTGCCCAAGGACAAGCCGTTGCCCTGCGACGTCGCCAAACTTGAAAGGGTTACGGAGGCGGCCTTCGGCCAGCGCCGCAAAATGCTGCGCCAGAGCGTCAAGAGCCTTGGTGGAGAAACCCTGCTGGAAAAGGCGGGCATCGATCCCACGCGGCGGGCGGAAACGCTCTCGGTGGAAGAATTCGTGACGCTGGCGAACTGCCTGTAA
- the pdxA gene encoding 4-hydroxythreonine-4-phosphate dehydrogenase PdxA encodes MTHASLPLALTQGDPAGIGPDIAINAWAKRRENGVPPFIFIGDPDVVASRAALIGVPVNIETCDPESAVSLFERAFPILPLPVGFDVQAGQPHVGAAHATIKAIEMAVSLTVEGRAAAVVTNPIAKSVLYEAGFGFPGHTEFLADLALRQTGKPVTPVMMIAGPKVRVVPVTIHIPIKDVPTALTEELIVTTCRIIDTDLREKFGIAAPRLAVAGLNPHAGEDGALGTEDRDVVHPATIRLRKDGIDAFGPLPADTMFHDAARKRYDVAVCMYHDQALIPAKALGFDDSVNVTLGLPFIRTSPDHGTAFGIAGQGIASETSLVAALKMAAEIYARSRVGA; translated from the coding sequence GTGACACATGCATCCCTGCCGCTTGCCCTGACCCAGGGAGATCCAGCCGGTATCGGCCCCGATATCGCCATCAACGCCTGGGCAAAGCGCAGGGAGAACGGCGTGCCGCCATTTATCTTCATCGGCGATCCCGATGTGGTGGCGAGCCGTGCGGCGCTGATCGGCGTGCCGGTCAATATCGAGACCTGCGATCCGGAAAGCGCCGTTAGCCTGTTCGAGCGCGCTTTCCCCATCCTTCCTCTTCCTGTCGGGTTTGACGTGCAGGCGGGTCAGCCGCATGTCGGCGCTGCCCACGCGACGATCAAGGCCATCGAGATGGCCGTTTCCCTGACGGTTGAAGGCAGGGCTGCGGCTGTCGTCACCAATCCGATTGCGAAATCCGTGCTTTACGAAGCCGGATTCGGTTTTCCCGGCCATACGGAATTCCTGGCCGATCTCGCGCTGCGTCAGACGGGCAAGCCGGTAACACCGGTGATGATGATCGCCGGCCCCAAGGTTCGGGTCGTGCCTGTCACTATCCATATCCCTATCAAGGATGTGCCAACCGCGCTGACTGAAGAGCTGATTGTAACAACCTGCCGCATTATCGATACGGACCTTCGGGAAAAATTCGGGATCGCGGCGCCACGCCTCGCCGTCGCCGGTCTCAACCCGCATGCGGGTGAAGATGGCGCGCTCGGCACCGAGGATCGTGATGTGGTTCATCCCGCGACCATACGGTTGCGGAAGGACGGCATCGACGCCTTCGGCCCCCTGCCCGCCGACACCATGTTCCACGATGCCGCCCGCAAGCGTTATGACGTGGCGGTGTGCATGTATCACGATCAGGCACTCATTCCGGCCAAGGCGCTCGGCTTTGACGATTCGGTCAATGTCACGCTCGGCCTGCCCTTCATCCGCACGTCACCCGACCATGGCACTGCCTTCGGCATTGCCGGCCAGGGCATTGCCAGTGAGACGAGCCTTGTCGCGGCGCTGAAGATGGCAGCGGAGATTTATGCCCGCAGCCGGGTTGGCGCGTAA
- a CDS encoding peptidylprolyl isomerase, with product MMNFGKSALRGAAFAFAIFAVPMAVVPYAGQAFADSTVKIVVNKTPITNDDIARRVAFLKLQRQSGNLNEKAREQLVDEALKREEIARVKMSVSTQDVDAAFARFAGNNKMKPEQLTKVLAQAGVGAEHFKAFIAVQMSWPRLVNARYGARGKMSNQDLVTRLKERGEKPVTTEYFLQQVIFVIPEAKRNAITGKRKAEAEASRKRYPGCDQAMSFAATMRDVAIKDLGRILAPELPEDWKALVEKTKEGGTTGTRVTEKGVEYLAICKQRQVSDDYAAEMVFKSEDLMKAKDGENPNEKKYIEELRKKAQIVNT from the coding sequence ATGATGAATTTCGGAAAGTCGGCTTTGCGTGGCGCTGCTTTTGCCTTTGCGATTTTCGCCGTTCCCATGGCCGTTGTGCCTTATGCCGGCCAGGCCTTCGCCGACAGTACCGTCAAGATCGTCGTCAACAAGACGCCCATCACCAACGATGATATTGCAAGACGTGTTGCCTTCCTGAAGCTGCAGCGCCAGTCGGGCAATCTCAACGAAAAAGCTCGCGAACAGCTGGTCGACGAGGCTCTGAAGCGCGAAGAGATTGCGCGCGTGAAGATGTCGGTCAGTACGCAGGACGTCGATGCAGCCTTCGCGCGATTTGCCGGCAATAATAAAATGAAGCCCGAGCAACTGACAAAAGTTCTTGCACAGGCGGGTGTTGGCGCCGAGCACTTCAAAGCCTTCATCGCCGTTCAGATGAGCTGGCCGCGCCTCGTCAACGCCCGTTATGGCGCCCGCGGCAAGATGTCGAACCAGGATCTCGTCACCCGCCTGAAGGAACGCGGCGAAAAGCCCGTAACCACGGAATATTTTCTGCAGCAGGTCATCTTCGTCATCCCGGAAGCAAAGCGCAACGCCATCACCGGCAAGCGCAAGGCCGAGGCAGAAGCCTCGCGCAAGCGTTATCCTGGCTGCGACCAGGCCATGAGCTTTGCCGCGACCATGCGTGACGTGGCGATCAAGGATCTCGGACGCATTCTCGCGCCGGAACTGCCGGAAGACTGGAAGGCGCTGGTGGAGAAAACCAAGGAAGGCGGCACCACCGGCACGCGTGTGACCGAGAAGGGCGTCGAATATCTGGCCATCTGCAAGCAACGTCAGGTTTCCGACGACTATGCCGCGGAAATGGTGTTCAAGTCTGAAGACCTGATGAAGGCCAAGGACGGCGAAAACCCGAACGAGAAGAAATATATCGAGGAACTGCGCAAGAAGGCGCAGATCGTCAACACCTGA